From Danio rerio strain Tuebingen ecotype United States chromosome 7, GRCz12tu, whole genome shotgun sequence, the proteins below share one genomic window:
- the man2b2 gene encoding epididymis-specific alpha-mannosidase isoform X1, translating into MIFPFFFGLLLMTVSENDAAEKIQAFVIPHSHMDVGWVYTVQESMHAYASNVYSTVVEELTRVKNRKFIAVEQEFFRLWWTNVASDWHKKQVRQLLLEGRLEFIIGGQVMHDEAVTDVDDAILQLTEGHGFLYETFGVRPRFAWHVDPFGASATTPVLFALAGFDAHLISRIDYDLKDDMQKNKKLQFVWRGSPTLKEKQEIFTHTMDQFSYCTPSYIPFSNRSGFYWNGVALFPDPPKDGKYPNMSLPVTKETVELYAQTMVDNIRLRAQWFRSSHVLWPWGCDKQFYNASVQFSNMDVLMNYINTHSDQYGVTVQYATLKDYFQTLHQTNLSWDVRGNQDFLPYSTEPFQAWTGFYGSRNVLKGVARRASSLLYASESLFTRYHISYPDGPVQREWALSKLKALRWAVSEVQHHDGITGTESPKVADMYMEHLLQGMMGAEELLAAIFLLPQTLSNDIYDQIKNTPTTARTDSENVPEQHIFVYNPLAWNISTYVNVSVQYAMAVVLDDDGKAVPAQIQPSMESSTVYDLFFVVELGGLQYRKYTVQFPQSPCDTGSACGATHVAKVVKFNKTNVRQWKKTGRKLLPVLNECYKLMFDQETNLLHSITDRSKKIRVRVQQDFWEYKANGDVQSGPISDNYIFTANGSAVPAYKSVVMEIVPGKVISEIRQYFYREEEDANHTYSVVTRVPVGFKGRLSCFRLEQSYKVGPLEVNRETVFRTRTSLQNNRTLFTDNNGYQMMKRTYKGYANNTVARNYYPMVRVAYMEDESSRVVFLSERAHGVASLSQGQLEVMLHRRLWNNQEWNQGYNLTLNDSSVVRPVLWMMLGSPDSLSSIYQQEAVELQHRPVVMAIDQPQKLLNQRETFSGPSVHPVVLPQNLHMQSLSIPGWNYSPEHSSGGDEKSEVNFDRILLRITHLYEEGESPVLSQPTTINLKEVMQGIGKVSKVQECSLTGTWNISDLQRWNWKTDETMQKTDKSGFSGVTQDFNVTISPKEIRTFFIYF; encoded by the exons ATGATTTTCCCTTTCTTCTTCGGTTTACTGCTCATGACAGTCTCTGAAAACGATGCAGCCGAGAAGATTCAAGCTTTCGTCATTCCACACAGTCACATGGATGTTGGCTGGGTGTACACAGTacag GAGAGCATGCACGCATACGCCAGCAATGTCTACAGCACTGTGGTAGAAGAGCTGACAAGAGTCAAAAACCGCAAATTCATCGCAGTTGAACAGGAGTTTTTCCGACTCTGGTGGACGAATGTGGCATCAGATTGGCACAAGAAACAG GTGAGACAGCTGCTGCTGGAGGGTCGTCTGGAGTTTATCATCGGTGGTCAGGTGATGCATGATGAGGCGGTGACAGATGTGGATGATGCCATTCTTCAACTCACAG AGGGCCATGGCTTCTTGTATGAGACTTTTGGTGTTCGGCCACGTTTTGCCTGGCACGTAGATCCCTTTGGAGCGTCAGCCACCACCCCTGTCCTCTTTGCTCTGGCAGGGTTTGATGCTCACCTCATCTCTCGCATCGACTACGACCTTAAAGATGACATGCAGAAAAACAAG AAATTGCAGTTTGTGTGGAGAGGTTCTCCAACTTTGAAGGAAAAGCAGGAGATTTTCACACACACGATGGACCAGTTCAGTTACTGCACACCATCATATATCCCCTTCTCTAACAG ATCTGGGTTTTACTGGAATGGTGTTGCCTTGTTTCCGGACCCCCCTAAAGATGGCAAATACCCTAACATGAGTCTCCCAGTGACCAAGGAAACTGTGGAGCTTTATGCACAGACCATGGTGGACAACATCAGACTGAGGGCTCAGTGGTTCAGAAGCAGCCATGTTCTCTGGCCTTGG GGCTGTGACAAGCAGTTCTACAACGCATCCGTGCAGTTCTCAAACATGGATGTTTTAATGAACTACATTAACACACACAGTGACCAGTATGGAGTTACAGTTCAGTACGCCACACTTAAGGATTATTTCCAGACACTGCACCAAACAAATCTGTCCTGGGACGTGAGAGGAAATCAAGACTTCCTCCCTTACTCAACag AGCCGTTTCAGGCATGGACTGGGTTTTATGGCtccagaaatgtgttgaaaggtGTGGCACGACGAGCAAGCTCACTTCTGTATGCATCAGAGTCTCTCTTCACTAGATACCATATCAGCTATCCAGATGGTCCAGTACAGAGAGAATGGGCTCTAAGCAAACTCAAGGCCCTGAGATGGGCTGTCTCTGAG GTTCAGCATCATGACGGCATCACAGGGACCGAATCTCCCAAAGTGGCTGATATGTACATGGAGCATCTCTTGCAAGGCATGATGGGAGCAGAGGAACTCTTGGCAGCCATTTTCCTGCTTCCGCAGACCCTATCCAATGACATCTATGACCAAATCAAGAACACACCCACCACAGCCAGGACTG ACTCAGAAAATGTTCCTGAACAGCATATCTTCGTGTACAACCCCCTTGCTTGGAATATTTCAACATATGTTAATGTTTCTGTTCAATATGCAATGGCAGTAGTGCTTGACGATGATGGAAAGGCAGTCCCTGCACAG ATCCAGCCATCGATGGAGTCTTCCACTGTCTACGATCTGTTTTTCGTTGTTGAACTGGGTGGACTGCAGTACAGAAAGTACACTGTACAGTTCCCACAATCCCCCTGTGACACTGGCTCTGCCTGTGGGGCGACTCATGTGGCCAAAGTAGTGAAATTCAATAAAACAAATGTGAGACAGTGGAAGAAGACTGGTAGAAAGTTGTTACCAGTTCTGAACGAGTGCTATAAACTGATGTTTGACCAAGAGACAAATCTTCTGCACAGCATCACAGACCG GTCAAAAAAGATTAGAGTTCGCGTTCAGCAGGATTTTTGGGAGTATAAGGCCAATGGGGACGTCCAGTCAGGGCCGATTTCAGACAACTACATCTTTACTGCCAACGGCTCAGCTGTTCCTGCTTACAAATCTGTGGTTATGGAGATTGTGCCAGGAAAGGTCATCTCAGAGATTCGTCAGTATTTCTACAG GGAGGAAGAAGATGCAAACCACACTTACTCTGTGGTGACCAGAGTGCCGGTGGGGTTCAAGGGTCGCCTGTCCTGCTTCAGGCTGGAGCAAAGCTATAAAGTGGGCCCTCTAGAGGTGAACAGAGAGACGGTTTTCAGAACCCGCACCAGTCTGCAGAATAACAGAACACTGTTTACTGACAACAACGGCTATCAGATGATGAAAAGGACCTATAAGGGCTATGCCAACAACACAGTGGCCCGG AATTACTACCCAATGGTTCGAGTGGCCTACATGGAAGATGAATCCAGCAGAGTGGTGTTTCTCAGTGAAAGAGCTCATGGAGTGGCCAGTCTGAGTCAGGGTCAGCTAGAA GTGATGCTTCATAGGCGGCTCTGGAACAACCAGGAGTGGAATCAGGGTTATAACCTGACCCTGAATGACTCATCTGTGGTGCGGCCCGTTCTTTGGATGATGCTGGGCTCTCCTGATTCATTGTCATCCATCTATCAGCAGGAGGCAGTGGAGCTGCAGCACAGACCAGTGGTTATGGCCATTGACCAGCCCC AGAAGCTACTGAATCAGAGAGAGACGTTTAGTGGACCGTCTGTTCATCCGGTTGTGCTTCCTCAGAATCTCCACATGCAGAGCCTCAGCATCCCAGGCTGGAACTACAGTCCTGAACACAGCTCAG GTGGAGATGAAAAGTCAGAGGTCAACTTTGATCGTATTCTTTTGAGGATCACACACCTGTATGAAGAAGGAGAAAGCCCAGTGCTGTCACAGCCCACCACTATTAACCTAAAG GAAGTTATGCAGGGCATAGGGAAAGTGTCAAAGGTTCAGGAATGCTCTCTCACTGGAACCTGGAACATATCGGACCTCCAGAGGTGGAACTGGAAAACGGATGAAACCATGCAAAAAACAG ATAAAAGTGGTTTTAGTGGTGTTACCCAAGACTTCAATGTGACCATTTCCCCAAAAGAAATCAGAACCTTCTTCATCTACTTTTAG
- the ccnb1ip1 gene encoding E3 ubiquitin-protein ligase CCNB1IP1 — MNTIAKSRTSMSASKFTLLCNSHKCRVKLSGVAWVTACSHVFCDQHGSEEFSRTPAVCPACSSMLSGKLDVLRTELTPSEQYKAMVLVGLQPETVLEISHKAIDFWIYQINQERLLMEYNLSRAGGQVLQMEKFMIQQNQSREHELNALKGEISSLKKMLEEYKRKYSEVLERLNERNKQYQKLQGLLDSLRMHTMGTVEKDTVPHTFTTGLVKQRSPLSSPSFIGPEADRFFSLGPESAKTFFQFSTPTQDKTHSFIKKN; from the exons ATGAACACAATCGCAAAATCACG AACCAGCATGTCTGCATCTAAATTCACCTTGCTGTGTAATTCGCACAAATGCCGGGTGAAGCTGAGCGGTGTGGCCTGGGTCACGGCCTGCTCCCATGTTTTCTGTGACCAGCACGGCTCAGAGGAGTTCAGCCGCACCCCCGCCGTCTGTCCCGCCTGCTCCTCCATGCTCTCCGGCAAATTAGACGTCCTGCGAACCGAGCTGACCCCATCCGAGCAATACAAAGCTATGGTTCTGGTCGGACTACAACCTGAAACCGTTTTGGAAATCAGTCATAAAGCAATAGACTTTTGGATCTACCAG ATAAACCAGGAGAGGTTGCTTATGGAGTACAATTTGTCCAGAGCTGGTGGACAAGTTCTTCAGATGGAGAAGTTTATGATCCAGCAAAACCAAAGCAGAGAGCATgagttaaatgcattaaaaggggAGATTTCATCACTGAAAAAG ATGCTGGAAGAATATAAGCGGAAGTACAGTGAGGTTTTGGAGCGACTGAATGAGCGAAACAAGCAGTATCAGAAACTTCAGGGGCTTCTGGACTCATTGCGCATGCACACGATGGGGACAGTAGAGAAAGACACCGTGCCCCACACTTTCACTACAG GGCTGGTCAAACAACGCTCTCCTCTGAGCAGTCCTTCATTCATTGGACCAGAAGCTGACAGGTTCTTCTCATTAGGACCAGAAAGCGCTAAAACGTTCTTCCAGTTCAGCACACCCACCCAAGACAAAACCCACTCTTTTATCAAGAAAAACTGA
- the man2b2 gene encoding epididymis-specific alpha-mannosidase isoform X2, with amino-acid sequence MFSGLGVLYLQGCDKQFYNASVQFSNMDVLMNYINTHSDQYGVTVQYATLKDYFQTLHQTNLSWDVRGNQDFLPYSTEPFQAWTGFYGSRNVLKGVARRASSLLYASESLFTRYHISYPDGPVQREWALSKLKALRWAVSEVQHHDGITGTESPKVADMYMEHLLQGMMGAEELLAAIFLLPQTLSNDIYDQIKNTPTTARTDSENVPEQHIFVYNPLAWNISTYVNVSVQYAMAVVLDDDGKAVPAQIQPSMESSTVYDLFFVVELGGLQYRKYTVQFPQSPCDTGSACGATHVAKVVKFNKTNVRQWKKTGRKLLPVLNECYKLMFDQETNLLHSITDRSKKIRVRVQQDFWEYKANGDVQSGPISDNYIFTANGSAVPAYKSVVMEIVPGKVISEIRQYFYREEEDANHTYSVVTRVPVGFKGRLSCFRLEQSYKVGPLEVNRETVFRTRTSLQNNRTLFTDNNGYQMMKRTYKGYANNTVARNYYPMVRVAYMEDESSRVVFLSERAHGVASLSQGQLEVMLHRRLWNNQEWNQGYNLTLNDSSVVRPVLWMMLGSPDSLSSIYQQEAVELQHRPVVMAIDQPQKLLNQRETFSGPSVHPVVLPQNLHMQSLSIPGWNYSPEHSSGGDEKSEVNFDRILLRITHLYEEGESPVLSQPTTINLKEVMQGIGKVSKVQECSLTGTWNISDLQRWNWKTDETMQKTDKSGFSGVTQDFNVTISPKEIRTFFIYF; translated from the exons ATGTTCTCTGGCCTTGG TGTGTTGTATTTACAGGGCTGTGACAAGCAGTTCTACAACGCATCCGTGCAGTTCTCAAACATGGATGTTTTAATGAACTACATTAACACACACAGTGACCAGTATGGAGTTACAGTTCAGTACGCCACACTTAAGGATTATTTCCAGACACTGCACCAAACAAATCTGTCCTGGGACGTGAGAGGAAATCAAGACTTCCTCCCTTACTCAACag AGCCGTTTCAGGCATGGACTGGGTTTTATGGCtccagaaatgtgttgaaaggtGTGGCACGACGAGCAAGCTCACTTCTGTATGCATCAGAGTCTCTCTTCACTAGATACCATATCAGCTATCCAGATGGTCCAGTACAGAGAGAATGGGCTCTAAGCAAACTCAAGGCCCTGAGATGGGCTGTCTCTGAG GTTCAGCATCATGACGGCATCACAGGGACCGAATCTCCCAAAGTGGCTGATATGTACATGGAGCATCTCTTGCAAGGCATGATGGGAGCAGAGGAACTCTTGGCAGCCATTTTCCTGCTTCCGCAGACCCTATCCAATGACATCTATGACCAAATCAAGAACACACCCACCACAGCCAGGACTG ACTCAGAAAATGTTCCTGAACAGCATATCTTCGTGTACAACCCCCTTGCTTGGAATATTTCAACATATGTTAATGTTTCTGTTCAATATGCAATGGCAGTAGTGCTTGACGATGATGGAAAGGCAGTCCCTGCACAG ATCCAGCCATCGATGGAGTCTTCCACTGTCTACGATCTGTTTTTCGTTGTTGAACTGGGTGGACTGCAGTACAGAAAGTACACTGTACAGTTCCCACAATCCCCCTGTGACACTGGCTCTGCCTGTGGGGCGACTCATGTGGCCAAAGTAGTGAAATTCAATAAAACAAATGTGAGACAGTGGAAGAAGACTGGTAGAAAGTTGTTACCAGTTCTGAACGAGTGCTATAAACTGATGTTTGACCAAGAGACAAATCTTCTGCACAGCATCACAGACCG GTCAAAAAAGATTAGAGTTCGCGTTCAGCAGGATTTTTGGGAGTATAAGGCCAATGGGGACGTCCAGTCAGGGCCGATTTCAGACAACTACATCTTTACTGCCAACGGCTCAGCTGTTCCTGCTTACAAATCTGTGGTTATGGAGATTGTGCCAGGAAAGGTCATCTCAGAGATTCGTCAGTATTTCTACAG GGAGGAAGAAGATGCAAACCACACTTACTCTGTGGTGACCAGAGTGCCGGTGGGGTTCAAGGGTCGCCTGTCCTGCTTCAGGCTGGAGCAAAGCTATAAAGTGGGCCCTCTAGAGGTGAACAGAGAGACGGTTTTCAGAACCCGCACCAGTCTGCAGAATAACAGAACACTGTTTACTGACAACAACGGCTATCAGATGATGAAAAGGACCTATAAGGGCTATGCCAACAACACAGTGGCCCGG AATTACTACCCAATGGTTCGAGTGGCCTACATGGAAGATGAATCCAGCAGAGTGGTGTTTCTCAGTGAAAGAGCTCATGGAGTGGCCAGTCTGAGTCAGGGTCAGCTAGAA GTGATGCTTCATAGGCGGCTCTGGAACAACCAGGAGTGGAATCAGGGTTATAACCTGACCCTGAATGACTCATCTGTGGTGCGGCCCGTTCTTTGGATGATGCTGGGCTCTCCTGATTCATTGTCATCCATCTATCAGCAGGAGGCAGTGGAGCTGCAGCACAGACCAGTGGTTATGGCCATTGACCAGCCCC AGAAGCTACTGAATCAGAGAGAGACGTTTAGTGGACCGTCTGTTCATCCGGTTGTGCTTCCTCAGAATCTCCACATGCAGAGCCTCAGCATCCCAGGCTGGAACTACAGTCCTGAACACAGCTCAG GTGGAGATGAAAAGTCAGAGGTCAACTTTGATCGTATTCTTTTGAGGATCACACACCTGTATGAAGAAGGAGAAAGCCCAGTGCTGTCACAGCCCACCACTATTAACCTAAAG GAAGTTATGCAGGGCATAGGGAAAGTGTCAAAGGTTCAGGAATGCTCTCTCACTGGAACCTGGAACATATCGGACCTCCAGAGGTGGAACTGGAAAACGGATGAAACCATGCAAAAAACAG ATAAAAGTGGTTTTAGTGGTGTTACCCAAGACTTCAATGTGACCATTTCCCCAAAAGAAATCAGAACCTTCTTCATCTACTTTTAG
- the ttc5 gene encoding tetratricopeptide repeat protein 5, producing the protein MLKMAEVDNDGEQKTTDKDDLQVLKELVDDLYSFRDRYFETHSVEDAGRKQNDVAQEMAKTLKRLEEKADLYKHSAQFLLLRGRCLNVAPEFSQAAEECLSRAVKLEPGLVEGWNTLGEQYWKKGDLTAAKTCFTGALQQSKNKVSLRSLSMVLRQLPPEGDAQEQSKRILESVDLARHAVQLDVTDGTSWYILGNAYISMFFTSGQNPQLSQQALSAYAQAEKIDKASSMNPDLHFNRATLFQYEEMFSSALGGYSRAAALDPAWENAQEREKQLLNYLDQVTILLENKGKIKARRLRNMLSSLSTSALGPCSSPQFRSPSGRVGSLEPRSLSSLTHGHNSGVAALGKVVFSLASEGRMAFTFGMVDSEETYCVVMVYNTADSWGVLIGDTVVIPEPQVKRHSVTHKDKSYDFRSIRVDSPLLLIVNGKRQVMKSQSAAFVTYKPQSE; encoded by the exons ATGCTGAAGATGGCCGAGGTTGACAATGATGGAGAGCAGAAAACAACAGACAAAGATGATTTGCAGGTGTTAAAG GAGCTGGTAGATGATCTGTACTCCTTTAGGGACCGTTACTTTGAGACTCACAGCGTCGAAGATGCTGGTAGGAAACAGAATGATGTTGCCCAGGAGATGGCGAAGACGCTTAAGAGGCTGGAAGAAAAAGCAG ACTTGTACAAACACAGTGCCCAGTTCCTGCTGCTTCGAGGTCGATGTTTAAACGTGGCTCCTGAATTCAGTCAGGCAGCAGAGGAGTGTCTGTCCCGGGCTGTTAAACTGGAACCAGGTTTAGTTGAGGGCTGGAACACACTGGGAGAGCAGTACTGGAAAAAAGGAGACCTTACGGCTGCCAAGACCTGCTTCACCGGTGCACTACAACAG AGTAAGAATAAAGTGTCTCTGAGAAGTCTGTCAATGGTCCTGCGACAGCTACCTCCAGAAGGAGATGCTCAGGAGCAGAGCAAACGCATTTTGGAGAGTGTGGATCTGGCCAGGCACGCTGTGCAGCTCGACGTCACTGATGGCACTTCATGGT ATATTTTAGGAAATGCATACATCTCCATGTTTTTCACCAGTGGACAAAACCCACAGCTCTCGCAGCAGGCTCTCAGTGCATATGCACAGGCT GAGAAAATCGACAAGGCATCCTCAATGAATCCTGACCTGCACTTTAACAGAGCTACG TTGTTCCAGTATGAGGAGATGTTCAGTTCAGCTCTGGGTGGATACAGTCGAGCTGCTGCTCTAGATCCTGCCTGGGAAAATGCTCAGGAGAGGGAAAAACAGCTGCTCAATTACCTGGACCAGGTTACAATCTTATTAGAGAACAAG ggaAAAATAAAAGCTCGGCGTCTTCGTAACATGCTGTCGTCCCTCAGTACCTCCGCTTTGGGCCCCTGCTCCTCCCCTCAGTTCCGCTCTCCTTCAGGTCGTGTGGGAAGCCTTGAACCCCGCAGTTTATCCAGTCTTACTCACGGCCACAACTCTGGGGTGGCAGCGCTGGGGAAAGTGGTCTTCAGCCTGGCCTCTGAGGGTCGTATGGCCTT CACATTCGGCATGGTGGACAGTGAGGAGACCTATTGTGTAGTCATGGTGTATAATACTGCAGACAGCTGGGGTGTTTTAATAGGGGATACTGTAGTCATTCCTGAACCACAGGTCAAACGGCACAGCGTAACGCATAAAGATAAG TCCTATGACTTCCGAAGTATACGTGTGGACTCTCCCTTGCTCCTCATAGTAAATGGGAAACGACAAGTGATGAAAAGCCAAAGTGCAGCCTTTGTTACTTACAAACCACAGAGTGAATGA